One Doryrhamphus excisus isolate RoL2022-K1 chromosome 17, RoL_Dexc_1.0, whole genome shotgun sequence genomic region harbors:
- the myo1eb gene encoding myosin IEb isoform X1: MGSKEQYHWLAHNVKVSGVDDMVLLSKINEDAITDNLKKRYMDDYIFTYIGPVLISVNPFKQLPYFTEREVELYQGAAQYENPPHIYALADNVYRNMMIDNENQCVIISGESGAGKTVAAKYIMSYVSKVSGGGAKVQHVKDIILQSNPLLEAFGNAKTVRNNNSSRFGKYFEIQFSRGGAPDGGKISNFLLEKSRVVSQNAGERNFHIYYQLLEGTSGEQRQNLGVTTPDYYNYLNQSGTFTVEDVNDKKEFSDTLSAMSVVGLSTEDQDSVLQLVAAILHLGNINFREENNFAVVESADFLAFPSFLLGIPQDSLCSKLTSRNMDSKWGGKTESISVTLNTEQACFTRDALSKALYSRLFDFLVDCVNRAMQKDQEELNIGVLDIYGFEIFQQNGFEQFCINFVNEKLQQIFIELTLKAEQEEYVQEGIKWSPIEYFNNKVVCDLIESKLNPPGIMSILDDVCATMHAKGDGADQTLLQKLQGQVGTHDHFSSWNKGFVIHHYAGKVSYDVSGFCERNRDVLFNDIIELMQGSEFPFIRALFPENLEAEKRGRPSTASSKIKKQANTLVQTLMKCTPHYIRCIKPNETKRPRDWEDNRVRHQVEYLGLRENIRVRRAGYAYRRVFNKFLQRYAILTKESWPTWKGEERQGVLHLLSSVNMDQDQFQLGKTKLFIKAPESLFLLEEMRERKYNGYARVIQKAWRKHVAVRKYVKMREEASDILLNKKERRKNSLNRNFVGDYIGTDVHPEIRQFVGRRERIDFADVVVKFDRRFRTVKRDLILSPKFLYLIGREKVKQGPDKGQIREVLKRKMELNSIQSVSLSTLQDDIFIIHEEEYDSVLQSVFKTEFLSLLIKRHHEKTQRDLPLKFNNLLEFKVKKGGWGPFSSSGSRQIQFQIGQGDEAVLKPSGKVLHVSIGPGLPKNSRPTRKDNRKSICRDRAPPMNHNNLGLRHMDSVTHHGGSSRGSLLRQQSSMEQPSLPRLQTQHRSDSKSSQHMDMGFMNVPDQGAAGLQRRRSKEVKPVPGAGRPKPAPKPKPRSPQCRALYAYDAQDTDELSFNADDVIEILTEDPSGWWFGRLRGREGMFPGNYVEKI, translated from the exons GGAAGTAAGGAGCAATATCATTGGCTGGCTCACAACGTCAAGGTGAGCGGCGTGGATGACATGGTGCTCTTGTCCAAAATCAATGAAGATGCCATCACGGACAACCTGAAAAAGAGATACATGGATGACTACATTTTT ACCTACATTGGACCGGTTCTGATTTCCGTGAATCCATTTAAACAGCTTCCATATTTCACTGAGAGAGAAGTGGAACTCTACCAGGGAGcg GCCCAGTATGAGAACCCGCCTCACATCTACGCTCTGGCTGACAACGTGTACCGCAACATGATGATTGACAACGAGAACCAGTGTGTCATCATCAG tggagAAAGCGGCGCTGGGAAAACTGTGGCTGCCAAATACATCATGAGCTATGTGTCCAAGGTGTCTGGGGGCGGAGCTAAGGTGCAG catgtCAAGGACATCATCTTGCAGTCCAACCCCCTGCTGGAGGCCTTTGGGAACGCCAAGACGGTCCGGAACAACAATTCCAGCCGCTTT GGAAAGTACTTTGAGATCCAGTTCAGCCGAGGAGGAGCTCCTGATGGAGGGAAGATCTCcaacttcctgctggaaaagagTCGCGTGGTTTCCCAAAATGCGGGAGAGAGGAACTTCCACATCTATTACCAG CTGCTGGAGGGAACGAGCGGGGAGCAGAGGCAGAACCTTGGAGTCACCACTCCTGACTACTACAACTACCTCAACCAATCAGGAACGTTTACGGTGGAAGATGTCAATGACAAAAAGGAATTTTCTGACACCTTG AGTGCCATGTCCGTGGTAGGTCTGTCCACGGAAGATCAGGATTCAGTCCTTCAGCTGGTTGCAGCAATTCTCCACTTAGGGAACATCAACTTCCGAGAAGAGAACAACTTTGCCGTGGTCGAGAGTGCTGACT TTCTGGCCTTCCCATCCTTCCTGCTTGGGATCCCTCAGGACTCTCTGTGCAGCAAACTGACCAGCAGGAATATGGACAGCAAGTGGGGTGGAAAGACCGAGTCCATCTCAGTCACCCTGAACACAGAACAGGCCTGTTTTACCCGGGACGCCCTGTCTAAAGCGCTCTACAGTCGCCTCTTTGACTTCCTGGTTGAC TGTGTCAACAGAGCCATGCAGAAAGACCAAGAGGAGCTCAACATTGGAGTTCTGGACATCTATGGTTTTGAGATCTTCCAG CAAAACGGTTTTGAGCAGTTCTGTATTAACTTTGTCAACGAGAAGCTGCAGCAAATTTTCATCGAACTCACGCTGAAGGCGGAGCAG gaGGAGTACGTTCAGGAGGGAATCAAATGGTCGCCTATCGAGTATTTCAACAACAAAGTTGTGTGTGACCTCATTGAGTCCAAACTG AATCCTCCTGGCATCATGAGCATCCTGGATGACGTATGCGCAACAATGCACGCTAAAGGTGATGGAGCGGATCAGACACTGCTGCAGAAACTGCAGGGTCAAGTTGGAACACATGACCACTTCAGCAGCTGGAACAAAGGATTTGTCATCCACCACTACGCTGGCAAG GTGTCGTACGACGTCAGTGGCTTCTGCGAGAGGAACAGAGACGTGTTGTTCAATGACATCATCGAGCTGATGCAAGGCAGCGAGTT TCCGTTCATCAGAGCACTGTTCCCTGAGAACCTGGAAGCCGAAAAGAGAGGACGTCCCTCTACAGCCAGCAGCAAGATCAAG AAACAAGCGAACACTCTAGTCCAGACGTTGATGAAGTGTACACCTCACTACATTCGCTGCATCAAACCCAATGAGACAAAACGTCCTCGCGACTGGGAGGACAACCGAGTCCGACACCAGGTGGAATACCTGGGCCTCCGTGAGAACATTCGGGTCCGCCGTGCAGGATACGCTTACCGCCGAGTTTTCAACAAGTTCCTGCAGAG GTATGCCATCCTGACCAAGGAAAGCTGGCCTACCTGGAAAGGTGAGGAGCGTCAGGGGGTCCTTCATCTCCTCAGCTCTGTCAACATGGACCAGGACCAGTTCCAGCTGGGAAAGACAAAATTATTCATCAAAGCTCCAGAGTCG CTCTTCCTGTTGGAGGAGATGAGGGAGAGGAAGTACAACGGTTATGCTAGAGTGATCCAGAAGGCGTGGCGTAAACATGTTGCTGTCCGCAAGTACGTCAAGATGAGGGAGGAAG CATCTGACATTCTGCTGAACAAGAAGGAACGTCGCAAGAACAGCCTGAACAGGAACTTTGTAGGCGACTATATCGGCACCGACGTGCACCCAGAGATCCGTCAGTTTGTCGGCCGCAGAGAGAGGATTGACTTTGCCGACGTTGTGGTCAAATTTGACCGCAGGTTCAGG ACGGTCAAGCGGGACCTCATCCTGTCCCCCAAGTTCTTGTACCTGATTGGTCGAGAGAAGGTGAAGCAAGGACCAGATAAAGGTCAAATCCGAGAGGTTCTCAAAAGGAAGATGGAACTAAACAGTATCCAGTCAGTTTCTTTAAG CACCCTGCAGGATGACATCTTCATCATCCATGAAGAGGAGTATGACAGCGTTCTCCAAAGTGTCTTCAAGACCGAATTCCTTAGTTTGCTCATCAAACGTCATCACGAGAAAACTCAAAGGGATCTTCCGCTCAAGTTCAACAACCT TCTGGAATTTAAAGTGAAAAAGGGAGGTTGGGGTCCATTCAGCTCGTCAGGGTCCAGACAGATCCAGTTCCAAATTGGACAGGGGGATGAGGCAGTCCTGAAACCCAGTGGGAAGGTTCTGCATGTGTCCATTGGACCGGGTCTGCCCAAAAACTCAC GACCCACCAGGAAGGACAACCGCAAGAGTATCTGTAGGGACAGGGCTCCACCCATGAACCACAACAACTTGG GGCTTCGCCACATGGACTCTGTGACCCACCATGGAGGTTCCTCCAGAGGCTCGTTACTGAGGCAGCAGTCCAGCATGGAGCAACCCAGTCTGCCTCGTCTCCAGACCCAGCATCGATCTGACAGCAAGAGCTCTCAGCATATGGACATGGGCTTCATGAACGTCCCAGACCAGGGCGCCGCTGG ACTGCAGCGGCGGCGCTCCAAAGAGGTGAAGCCAGTCCCTGGCGCCGGTAGACCCAAACCGGCCCCCAAACCGAAGCCTCGTTCCCCACAGTGCCGTGCTCTATACGCATATGACGCCCAGGACACGGATGAGCTCAGTTTCaatgctgatgatgtcatcgagATACTGACTGAAG ATCCGTCTGGCTGGTGGTTTGGACGCCTGCGTGGCAGAGAGGGAATGTTCCCTGGGAACTACGTGGAGAAGATCTAG
- the myo1eb gene encoding myosin IEb isoform X2: protein MCPRCLGAELRCSSGVCVQHVKDIILQSNPLLEAFGNAKTVRNNNSSRFGKYFEIQFSRGGAPDGGKISNFLLEKSRVVSQNAGERNFHIYYQLLEGTSGEQRQNLGVTTPDYYNYLNQSGTFTVEDVNDKKEFSDTLSAMSVVGLSTEDQDSVLQLVAAILHLGNINFREENNFAVVESADFLAFPSFLLGIPQDSLCSKLTSRNMDSKWGGKTESISVTLNTEQACFTRDALSKALYSRLFDFLVDCVNRAMQKDQEELNIGVLDIYGFEIFQQNGFEQFCINFVNEKLQQIFIELTLKAEQEEYVQEGIKWSPIEYFNNKVVCDLIESKLNPPGIMSILDDVCATMHAKGDGADQTLLQKLQGQVGTHDHFSSWNKGFVIHHYAGKVSYDVSGFCERNRDVLFNDIIELMQGSEFPFIRALFPENLEAEKRGRPSTASSKIKKQANTLVQTLMKCTPHYIRCIKPNETKRPRDWEDNRVRHQVEYLGLRENIRVRRAGYAYRRVFNKFLQRYAILTKESWPTWKGEERQGVLHLLSSVNMDQDQFQLGKTKLFIKAPESLFLLEEMRERKYNGYARVIQKAWRKHVAVRKYVKMREEASDILLNKKERRKNSLNRNFVGDYIGTDVHPEIRQFVGRRERIDFADVVVKFDRRFRTVKRDLILSPKFLYLIGREKVKQGPDKGQIREVLKRKMELNSIQSVSLSTLQDDIFIIHEEEYDSVLQSVFKTEFLSLLIKRHHEKTQRDLPLKFNNLLEFKVKKGGWGPFSSSGSRQIQFQIGQGDEAVLKPSGKVLHVSIGPGLPKNSRPTRKDNRKSICRDRAPPMNHNNLGLRHMDSVTHHGGSSRGSLLRQQSSMEQPSLPRLQTQHRSDSKSSQHMDMGFMNVPDQGAAGLQRRRSKEVKPVPGAGRPKPAPKPKPRSPQCRALYAYDAQDTDELSFNADDVIEILTEDPSGWWFGRLRGREGMFPGNYVEKI from the exons ATGTGTCCAAGGTGTCTGGGGGCGGAGCTAAGGTGCAG ttctggtgtgtgtgtgcagcatgtCAAGGACATCATCTTGCAGTCCAACCCCCTGCTGGAGGCCTTTGGGAACGCCAAGACGGTCCGGAACAACAATTCCAGCCGCTTT GGAAAGTACTTTGAGATCCAGTTCAGCCGAGGAGGAGCTCCTGATGGAGGGAAGATCTCcaacttcctgctggaaaagagTCGCGTGGTTTCCCAAAATGCGGGAGAGAGGAACTTCCACATCTATTACCAG CTGCTGGAGGGAACGAGCGGGGAGCAGAGGCAGAACCTTGGAGTCACCACTCCTGACTACTACAACTACCTCAACCAATCAGGAACGTTTACGGTGGAAGATGTCAATGACAAAAAGGAATTTTCTGACACCTTG AGTGCCATGTCCGTGGTAGGTCTGTCCACGGAAGATCAGGATTCAGTCCTTCAGCTGGTTGCAGCAATTCTCCACTTAGGGAACATCAACTTCCGAGAAGAGAACAACTTTGCCGTGGTCGAGAGTGCTGACT TTCTGGCCTTCCCATCCTTCCTGCTTGGGATCCCTCAGGACTCTCTGTGCAGCAAACTGACCAGCAGGAATATGGACAGCAAGTGGGGTGGAAAGACCGAGTCCATCTCAGTCACCCTGAACACAGAACAGGCCTGTTTTACCCGGGACGCCCTGTCTAAAGCGCTCTACAGTCGCCTCTTTGACTTCCTGGTTGAC TGTGTCAACAGAGCCATGCAGAAAGACCAAGAGGAGCTCAACATTGGAGTTCTGGACATCTATGGTTTTGAGATCTTCCAG CAAAACGGTTTTGAGCAGTTCTGTATTAACTTTGTCAACGAGAAGCTGCAGCAAATTTTCATCGAACTCACGCTGAAGGCGGAGCAG gaGGAGTACGTTCAGGAGGGAATCAAATGGTCGCCTATCGAGTATTTCAACAACAAAGTTGTGTGTGACCTCATTGAGTCCAAACTG AATCCTCCTGGCATCATGAGCATCCTGGATGACGTATGCGCAACAATGCACGCTAAAGGTGATGGAGCGGATCAGACACTGCTGCAGAAACTGCAGGGTCAAGTTGGAACACATGACCACTTCAGCAGCTGGAACAAAGGATTTGTCATCCACCACTACGCTGGCAAG GTGTCGTACGACGTCAGTGGCTTCTGCGAGAGGAACAGAGACGTGTTGTTCAATGACATCATCGAGCTGATGCAAGGCAGCGAGTT TCCGTTCATCAGAGCACTGTTCCCTGAGAACCTGGAAGCCGAAAAGAGAGGACGTCCCTCTACAGCCAGCAGCAAGATCAAG AAACAAGCGAACACTCTAGTCCAGACGTTGATGAAGTGTACACCTCACTACATTCGCTGCATCAAACCCAATGAGACAAAACGTCCTCGCGACTGGGAGGACAACCGAGTCCGACACCAGGTGGAATACCTGGGCCTCCGTGAGAACATTCGGGTCCGCCGTGCAGGATACGCTTACCGCCGAGTTTTCAACAAGTTCCTGCAGAG GTATGCCATCCTGACCAAGGAAAGCTGGCCTACCTGGAAAGGTGAGGAGCGTCAGGGGGTCCTTCATCTCCTCAGCTCTGTCAACATGGACCAGGACCAGTTCCAGCTGGGAAAGACAAAATTATTCATCAAAGCTCCAGAGTCG CTCTTCCTGTTGGAGGAGATGAGGGAGAGGAAGTACAACGGTTATGCTAGAGTGATCCAGAAGGCGTGGCGTAAACATGTTGCTGTCCGCAAGTACGTCAAGATGAGGGAGGAAG CATCTGACATTCTGCTGAACAAGAAGGAACGTCGCAAGAACAGCCTGAACAGGAACTTTGTAGGCGACTATATCGGCACCGACGTGCACCCAGAGATCCGTCAGTTTGTCGGCCGCAGAGAGAGGATTGACTTTGCCGACGTTGTGGTCAAATTTGACCGCAGGTTCAGG ACGGTCAAGCGGGACCTCATCCTGTCCCCCAAGTTCTTGTACCTGATTGGTCGAGAGAAGGTGAAGCAAGGACCAGATAAAGGTCAAATCCGAGAGGTTCTCAAAAGGAAGATGGAACTAAACAGTATCCAGTCAGTTTCTTTAAG CACCCTGCAGGATGACATCTTCATCATCCATGAAGAGGAGTATGACAGCGTTCTCCAAAGTGTCTTCAAGACCGAATTCCTTAGTTTGCTCATCAAACGTCATCACGAGAAAACTCAAAGGGATCTTCCGCTCAAGTTCAACAACCT TCTGGAATTTAAAGTGAAAAAGGGAGGTTGGGGTCCATTCAGCTCGTCAGGGTCCAGACAGATCCAGTTCCAAATTGGACAGGGGGATGAGGCAGTCCTGAAACCCAGTGGGAAGGTTCTGCATGTGTCCATTGGACCGGGTCTGCCCAAAAACTCAC GACCCACCAGGAAGGACAACCGCAAGAGTATCTGTAGGGACAGGGCTCCACCCATGAACCACAACAACTTGG GGCTTCGCCACATGGACTCTGTGACCCACCATGGAGGTTCCTCCAGAGGCTCGTTACTGAGGCAGCAGTCCAGCATGGAGCAACCCAGTCTGCCTCGTCTCCAGACCCAGCATCGATCTGACAGCAAGAGCTCTCAGCATATGGACATGGGCTTCATGAACGTCCCAGACCAGGGCGCCGCTGG ACTGCAGCGGCGGCGCTCCAAAGAGGTGAAGCCAGTCCCTGGCGCCGGTAGACCCAAACCGGCCCCCAAACCGAAGCCTCGTTCCCCACAGTGCCGTGCTCTATACGCATATGACGCCCAGGACACGGATGAGCTCAGTTTCaatgctgatgatgtcatcgagATACTGACTGAAG ATCCGTCTGGCTGGTGGTTTGGACGCCTGCGTGGCAGAGAGGGAATGTTCCCTGGGAACTACGTGGAGAAGATCTAG
- the prune gene encoding exopolyphosphatase PRUNE1 isoform X1: MEEFLSSCRSAVKANTDSSRQPFHVVLGNEACDLDSMVSTLVYAYFLFKTRGSEVPSIPLLNIRQADMVLRPDNIFLLRQIGLSPDLLLFRDQLDLGALRRAGRLVLTLVDHNILPSLDSDLEGAVVEVIDHHLLEREPHPSCPVTVEMVGSCATLVTECLIQKAPEILDQQLAQLLYATILTDCVNMAPAAGKVTPKDSQYTAALEARFPSMPPRGALFQALHNAKFDVSGLSTEQMLLKDMKSLSESLYIAVSVLYLPLEVFMQRAELDLELSQFCHKFGFELLVLMSISFTEGNEPIRELALFSHSVPCREQLSQYLEQAGNPALNLCPISSPHPHITAYHQGNSLASRKKLLPLIKDFLRARDGDAEEDRESLVPPTPMNSLVDGCPLDAGLPAISEHALEEKFSRMTDRRGP; this comes from the exons ATGGAGGAGTTTTTGTCGAGTTGCCGCTCAGCAGTGAAG GCAAACACAGATTCATCGAGACAGCCATTCCATGTGGTTCTGGGAAACGAGGCATGTGACCTGGACTCCATGGTGTCAACCCTTGTGTATGCCTACTTCCTGTTCAAG ACACGTGGCAGCGAGGTCCCCAGCATCCCGCTGCTCAACATCCGCCAGGCGGACATGGTTCTTCGTCCGGATAATATCTTCCTGCTGCGTCAGATTGGCTTGTCTCCGGACCTCCTTCTCTTTCGGGACCAGCTGGACTTGGGAGCTCTGCGGAGAGCTGGACGGCTTGTTCTCACCTTGGTGGACCACAACATCCTTCCCAG TTTAGACAGCGACCTGGAGGGGGCAGTGGTGGAGGTGATTGACCATCACCTGCTGGAGCGCGAGCCCCACCCCTCCTGCCCTGTCACTGTGGAGATGGTGGGCTCCTGTGCCACCTTGGTGACAGAATGCCTCATCCAGAAAGCTCCGGAGATCCTAGACCAGCAGCTCGCTCAGCTTCTCTACG caacaaTCCTAACGGACTGTGTCAACATGGCGCCAGCAGCAGGCAAGGTGACCCCTAAAGACAGTCAGTACACAGCAGCCCTAGAGGCGCGGTTCCCCTCCATGCCACCGCGGGGCGCTCTCTTCCAGGCTCTGCACAACGCAAAGTTTGACGTGTCAG GTCTGAGCACTGAACAAATGTTGTTGAAGGACATGAAAAGTCTCTCGGAAAGTTTGTATATCGCAGTGTCAGTCCTCTACCTCCCACTAGAG gtgttcATGCAGAGGGCGGAGCTGGATTTGGAGCTCTCACAATTCTGTCACAAGTTTGGGTTTGAGCTGCTCGTCTTGATGAGCATCTCCTTCACAGAGGGGAACGAGCCAATCAGAGAGCTGGCACTGTTCAGCCACAGCGTCCCCTGCAGGGAACAG TTGAGCCAGTATCTGGAGCAGGCTGGAAACCCTGCTCTCAACCTCTGTCCAATCAGCAGCCCTCATCCTCACATCACAGCGTATCACCAAG GAAACTCTTTGGCGTCCCGTAAGAAGCTGCTGCCCCTCATTAAAGATTTCCTGAGGGCGCGCGACGGCGATGCTGAGGAAGACAGGGAGTCTCTGGTGCCCCCCACACCCATGAACAGCCTGGTGGATGGCTGCCCCCTGGACGCCGGCCTGCCCGCCATCAGCGAGCATGCTCTGGAGGAGAAGTTCAGCAGGATGACTGACAGAAGAGGTCCTTGA
- the prune gene encoding exopolyphosphatase PRUNE1 isoform X2, giving the protein MEEFLSSCRSAVKANTDSSRQPFHVVLGNEACDLDSMVSTLVYAYFLFKTRGSEVPSIPLLNIRQADMVLRPDNIFLLRQIGLSPDLLLFRDQLDLGALRRAGRLVLTLVDHNILPSLDSDLEGAVVEVIDHHLLEREPHPSCPVTVEMVGSCATLVTECLIQKAPEILDQQLAQLLYATILTDCVNMAPAAGKVTPKDSQYTAALEARFPSMPPRGALFQALHNAKFDVSGLSTEQMLLKDMKSLSESLYIAVSVLYLPLERAELDLELSQFCHKFGFELLVLMSISFTEGNEPIRELALFSHSVPCREQLSQYLEQAGNPALNLCPISSPHPHITAYHQGNSLASRKKLLPLIKDFLRARDGDAEEDRESLVPPTPMNSLVDGCPLDAGLPAISEHALEEKFSRMTDRRGP; this is encoded by the exons ATGGAGGAGTTTTTGTCGAGTTGCCGCTCAGCAGTGAAG GCAAACACAGATTCATCGAGACAGCCATTCCATGTGGTTCTGGGAAACGAGGCATGTGACCTGGACTCCATGGTGTCAACCCTTGTGTATGCCTACTTCCTGTTCAAG ACACGTGGCAGCGAGGTCCCCAGCATCCCGCTGCTCAACATCCGCCAGGCGGACATGGTTCTTCGTCCGGATAATATCTTCCTGCTGCGTCAGATTGGCTTGTCTCCGGACCTCCTTCTCTTTCGGGACCAGCTGGACTTGGGAGCTCTGCGGAGAGCTGGACGGCTTGTTCTCACCTTGGTGGACCACAACATCCTTCCCAG TTTAGACAGCGACCTGGAGGGGGCAGTGGTGGAGGTGATTGACCATCACCTGCTGGAGCGCGAGCCCCACCCCTCCTGCCCTGTCACTGTGGAGATGGTGGGCTCCTGTGCCACCTTGGTGACAGAATGCCTCATCCAGAAAGCTCCGGAGATCCTAGACCAGCAGCTCGCTCAGCTTCTCTACG caacaaTCCTAACGGACTGTGTCAACATGGCGCCAGCAGCAGGCAAGGTGACCCCTAAAGACAGTCAGTACACAGCAGCCCTAGAGGCGCGGTTCCCCTCCATGCCACCGCGGGGCGCTCTCTTCCAGGCTCTGCACAACGCAAAGTTTGACGTGTCAG GTCTGAGCACTGAACAAATGTTGTTGAAGGACATGAAAAGTCTCTCGGAAAGTTTGTATATCGCAGTGTCAGTCCTCTACCTCCCACTAGAG AGGGCGGAGCTGGATTTGGAGCTCTCACAATTCTGTCACAAGTTTGGGTTTGAGCTGCTCGTCTTGATGAGCATCTCCTTCACAGAGGGGAACGAGCCAATCAGAGAGCTGGCACTGTTCAGCCACAGCGTCCCCTGCAGGGAACAG TTGAGCCAGTATCTGGAGCAGGCTGGAAACCCTGCTCTCAACCTCTGTCCAATCAGCAGCCCTCATCCTCACATCACAGCGTATCACCAAG GAAACTCTTTGGCGTCCCGTAAGAAGCTGCTGCCCCTCATTAAAGATTTCCTGAGGGCGCGCGACGGCGATGCTGAGGAAGACAGGGAGTCTCTGGTGCCCCCCACACCCATGAACAGCCTGGTGGATGGCTGCCCCCTGGACGCCGGCCTGCCCGCCATCAGCGAGCATGCTCTGGAGGAGAAGTTCAGCAGGATGACTGACAGAAGAGGTCCTTGA
- the bnipl gene encoding bcl-2/adenovirus E1B 19 kDa-interacting protein 2-like protein isoform X1, whose product MQTNLSHTSKKHTSTHRTSRSLLVRIYGDIMNSDRTPTWPHEMELRQEDHFPGPLPGDGGRPHDEIVSPPAGGIVGGAKKRLTAPTLSLTLSHGDSHEQSHDSFSAAAVSSTHSLDINLEALETPSDSEAEPDGAHDLDWDDDFPWMRRKEGVGGMAWKQAEPSGMGLMELDRVDSRGRRWRKFYMSGQEYHVNMSVLEPYLQVLSHGGYYGDGMNAIILFTSCYLPENTIDNYDYVMEHLFKYMVGTLDLMVSENYLLVFLCAMAPRNKFPSIRWLRQCYTSIDRRLKKDLKGLLVVHPSWYVKVLLTVIKPFVSNKFSRKIRFIQSLDQLSHVIPMDRLMIPDAIFQFDQQLNK is encoded by the exons ATGCAGACAAACCTGTCACACACCAGTAAgaaacacacatccacacacaggACATCCAGGAGCCTTCTTGTGAGAATCTACGGTGACATCATGAACTCTGACAG AACGCCAACATGGCCTCATGAAATGGAGTTGCGACAAGAAGACCATTTCCCTGG ACCTCTCCCAGGAGATGGTGGAAGACCTCACGATGAAATTGTCAGTCCACCAGCAG GTGGCATCGTGGGTGGAGCTAAGAAACGTCTGACTGCTCCCACTCTCAGTCTCACGCTGAGCCATGGCGATTCCCACGAGCAAAGTCACGACAGCTTCTCGGCTGCAGCGGTCTCGTCCACACATTCGCTAGACATCAACTTGGAGGCGTTGGAGACGCCGTCTGACAGCGAGGCGGAGCCTGATGGGGCGCACGACCTGGACTGGGATG ATGACTTCCCTTggatgaggaggaaggagggCGTGGGGGGCATGGCCTGGAAGCAGGCGGAGCCTAGTGGAATGGGGCTGATGGAGCTGGACCGAGTAGACAGCAGAGGACGCCGCTGGAGGAAGTTCTACATGTCCGGACAGGAATATCATGTCAACATGAGCGTCCTGGAGCCATACCTCCAGGTCCTGTCACATGGAG GTTACTATGGGGATGGGATGAACGCCATCATCCTGTTCACGTCGTGCTACCTTCCAGAGAACACAATTGACAACTACGACTATGTGATGGAGCACCTATTTAA GTACATGGTGGGCACGTTGGACCTGATGGTGTCAGAGAACTACCTGCTGGTCTTCCTGTGCGCCATGGCGCCTAGAAACAAGTTTCCCTCCATCAGATGGCTGCGGCAGTGCTACACTTCCATTGACAGGAG GTTGAAGAAGGACCTCAAAGGACTTCTGGTGGTCCACCCCAGTTGGTACGTCAAAGTCCTCCTCACTGTGATCAAGCCCTTTGTCAG TAACAAGTTCAGCAGGAAGATTCGTTTCATCCAAAGTCTTGACCAGCTTTCTCACGTAATCCCCATGGACAGACTGATGATCCCCGACGCTATTTTTCA GTTTGACCAGCAGTTAAACAAATGA
- the bnipl gene encoding bcl-2/adenovirus E1B 19 kDa-interacting protein 2-like protein isoform X2 produces MQTNLSHTSKKHTSTHRTSRSLLVRIYGDIMNSDRTPTWPHEMELRQEDHFPGPLPGDGGRPHDEIVSPPAGGIVGGAKKRLTAPTLSLTLSHGDSHEQSHDSFSAAAVSSTHSLDINLEALETPSDSEAEPDGAHDLDWDDDFPWMRRKEGVGGMAWKQAEPSGMGLMELDRVDSRGRRWRKFYMSGQEYHVNMSVLEPYLQVLSHGGYYGDGMNAIILFTSCYLPENTIDNYDYVMEHLFKYMVGTLDLMVSENYLLVFLCAMAPRNKFPSIRWLRQCYTSIDRRLKKDLKGLLVVHPSCNKFSRKIRFIQSLDQLSHVIPMDRLMIPDAIFQFDQQLNK; encoded by the exons ATGCAGACAAACCTGTCACACACCAGTAAgaaacacacatccacacacaggACATCCAGGAGCCTTCTTGTGAGAATCTACGGTGACATCATGAACTCTGACAG AACGCCAACATGGCCTCATGAAATGGAGTTGCGACAAGAAGACCATTTCCCTGG ACCTCTCCCAGGAGATGGTGGAAGACCTCACGATGAAATTGTCAGTCCACCAGCAG GTGGCATCGTGGGTGGAGCTAAGAAACGTCTGACTGCTCCCACTCTCAGTCTCACGCTGAGCCATGGCGATTCCCACGAGCAAAGTCACGACAGCTTCTCGGCTGCAGCGGTCTCGTCCACACATTCGCTAGACATCAACTTGGAGGCGTTGGAGACGCCGTCTGACAGCGAGGCGGAGCCTGATGGGGCGCACGACCTGGACTGGGATG ATGACTTCCCTTggatgaggaggaaggagggCGTGGGGGGCATGGCCTGGAAGCAGGCGGAGCCTAGTGGAATGGGGCTGATGGAGCTGGACCGAGTAGACAGCAGAGGACGCCGCTGGAGGAAGTTCTACATGTCCGGACAGGAATATCATGTCAACATGAGCGTCCTGGAGCCATACCTCCAGGTCCTGTCACATGGAG GTTACTATGGGGATGGGATGAACGCCATCATCCTGTTCACGTCGTGCTACCTTCCAGAGAACACAATTGACAACTACGACTATGTGATGGAGCACCTATTTAA GTACATGGTGGGCACGTTGGACCTGATGGTGTCAGAGAACTACCTGCTGGTCTTCCTGTGCGCCATGGCGCCTAGAAACAAGTTTCCCTCCATCAGATGGCTGCGGCAGTGCTACACTTCCATTGACAGGAG GTTGAAGAAGGACCTCAAAGGACTTCTGGTGGTCCACCCCAGTTG TAACAAGTTCAGCAGGAAGATTCGTTTCATCCAAAGTCTTGACCAGCTTTCTCACGTAATCCCCATGGACAGACTGATGATCCCCGACGCTATTTTTCA GTTTGACCAGCAGTTAAACAAATGA